A region of Flocculibacter collagenilyticus DNA encodes the following proteins:
- a CDS encoding polyamine aminopropyltransferase, translating into MVRESHVLIFSIFIAGLCSIIYELLIATTSAYFLGDSITQFSLTIGIYMAFMGVGSYVSKWISDQHLLEYFIGFELLLALLGGSSVPLLYASYAIDLPLAWVSALLTAIIGVLIGLEIPLLSRLMEKHYTLKANIANVLSVDYFGALIATLIFPFILLPWMGVFKTSLIFGLVNLSIALSLLWFFIDRLTTSRKRILKTALVSIFILLIGLFLASHQINKAWNNHVYNDRVLHSEQTAYQQIALTRHKDDIRLFLNGGLQFSSIDEYRYHETLVHPAMSRLTNPSKVLILGGGDGLAVRELLKYTSISTITLVDLDPAIAELAQRNPHLTKLNKNALTHHKVTIHHQDAWQFLDTSQQLYDLILVDLPDPKTISLARLYSKQFYVKLKQHLQPNGIMVTQATSPFFAKKVFWSIYETVTSAGFANTLPYHVNIPSFGEWGFVMACHRVCHTTPTLNVATRFYSEQMEIAMRSFPKDMQMKGASISTLDKPNVLYYYLEGWKYWD; encoded by the coding sequence ATGGTTCGTGAAAGCCATGTGCTTATCTTCAGCATTTTCATTGCTGGCTTATGCTCTATTATTTACGAACTGCTAATCGCCACTACCAGCGCTTACTTTTTGGGTGATAGCATCACCCAGTTCTCTCTGACTATTGGTATTTATATGGCATTTATGGGCGTAGGCTCATATGTGTCAAAATGGATAAGTGACCAACACCTTCTAGAGTACTTCATTGGCTTTGAGCTGTTGCTGGCATTGCTGGGTGGTAGCAGTGTGCCGCTGCTGTATGCCAGTTACGCGATAGACCTGCCTCTGGCATGGGTTTCGGCGCTATTAACTGCCATTATCGGTGTCTTGATTGGACTAGAAATCCCTTTGTTAAGCCGTCTTATGGAAAAGCACTACACTTTAAAGGCGAATATCGCCAACGTGCTGTCGGTTGACTACTTCGGTGCACTCATTGCAACACTAATATTTCCCTTTATTTTACTGCCATGGATGGGCGTGTTTAAAACCTCTCTTATTTTTGGGCTAGTAAATTTATCCATCGCGTTAAGCCTGTTATGGTTTTTTATTGATCGGCTTACCACCTCACGTAAAAGGATATTAAAAACTGCATTAGTCAGTATTTTCATACTGTTAATTGGACTATTTCTGGCCAGCCACCAAATTAATAAAGCGTGGAACAATCATGTTTACAATGACCGCGTATTACACAGCGAACAAACTGCCTATCAACAAATAGCGCTAACCCGCCATAAAGACGATATTCGCCTATTCTTAAATGGCGGCTTACAGTTTTCTTCCATTGATGAATATCGCTATCATGAAACACTGGTTCACCCTGCGATGTCACGCCTAACAAACCCTAGTAAAGTTTTAATATTAGGTGGTGGCGACGGCTTAGCAGTGCGAGAGCTACTTAAGTACACGTCCATTAGCACAATTACTCTTGTTGACTTAGATCCTGCTATTGCTGAGCTTGCTCAGCGCAATCCGCACCTTACTAAGCTTAACAAGAATGCCCTTACCCACCATAAAGTAACCATACATCATCAAGATGCATGGCAGTTTTTAGATACATCACAACAGCTGTATGACCTTATTCTTGTAGATTTACCCGATCCTAAAACCATTAGCCTAGCGCGTTTATACAGCAAACAGTTTTACGTTAAGTTAAAGCAACACTTACAGCCTAATGGCATTATGGTGACTCAAGCCACTAGCCCATTTTTCGCAAAAAAAGTATTCTGGTCTATTTATGAAACGGTCACCAGCGCTGGTTTTGCCAATACTTTACCTTACCACGTGAATATTCCATCATTTGGCGAATGGGGCTTTGTAATGGCATGCCACCGTGTGTGCCATACAACACCCACACTGAACGTAGCAACGCGTTTTTATTCAGAGCAAATGGAAATAGCCATGCGTTCTTTTCCTAAAGATATGCAAATGAAAGGTGCTAGCATCAGCACCTTAGATAAACCCAATGTGCTGTACTATTACTTAGAAGGTTGGAAGTACTGGGATTAA
- a CDS encoding DUF3016 domain-containing protein yields the protein MKRKLSKTRLPLFAASVGLLCSVATTSLYATEAVIKWKDFDRYTDVAPANHNKKAFHKNIEKHFNDHIEKLARKLPDGYTLTITVNDLDLAGDVRIGINEVRIIKPIYFPKIKFDYIVTASDAAVVSKGSANLKDMGFMTSPRLRSNDTFYYDKKLIEEWFKDELLPKVKA from the coding sequence ATGAAACGCAAACTGAGCAAAACTCGACTACCATTATTCGCAGCCAGCGTTGGCTTATTATGCAGTGTGGCTACAACCTCTCTATATGCAACAGAAGCCGTTATTAAATGGAAAGACTTTGACCGCTATACCGATGTCGCACCTGCCAATCACAATAAAAAAGCCTTTCATAAAAATATTGAAAAGCATTTTAACGACCATATTGAAAAGCTCGCAAGAAAACTACCAGATGGTTACACCCTAACTATCACAGTTAACGACTTAGACTTGGCTGGAGACGTGCGCATTGGCATCAACGAAGTACGTATCATTAAGCCCATTTACTTTCCTAAGATTAAATTTGATTATATCGTCACTGCATCTGATGCAGCTGTAGTGTCTAAAGGTTCGGCCAACCTAAAAGATATGGGGTTTATGACCAGCCCTCGATTACGTAGTAATGATACTTTTTATTATGATAAAAAGTTAATTGAAGAATGGTTTAAAGATGAGTTACTACCTAAGGTAAAAGCGTAG
- a CDS encoding alpha/beta hydrolase family protein: protein MNLLSLSTKLPLYFILFGLFAVSWPLLANSEFSAQQPRSLQQSVEAEQPTMNNVKSCFSGPFSSYSSWFKFLQQRKKKFNQERFTATYPQSLYDENKAAIECYDFTYQVDGLSVAGYYLAPKDMHPEQGDKKLPVLVFNRGGNAGFGAVKFGKKLGFLSELAKSGYIVIGSQYRGSSRFLENNGHDEFGGQDVNDVLALMDLIKTIPSADAEHIGMFGWSRGGMQTFLAAKHLPNLKTLVAIAGNSDVEKALAWRPAMNRVYQRRVPDFEKNRTEALRQRSVVHWLDKLPKHAPILLLHGDQDKRVNVAQSVELAELLKKNNHPHQLVVFSGGDHGLYQHRKELVSHLKHWFAKHL from the coding sequence ATGAACCTATTATCTCTTTCCACTAAGTTACCACTGTACTTCATACTGTTTGGTTTATTTGCAGTCTCATGGCCTCTATTAGCTAATAGTGAATTTAGTGCGCAGCAACCGCGTTCATTGCAGCAAAGCGTTGAAGCAGAACAGCCTACAATGAATAACGTGAAATCTTGTTTTAGCGGTCCTTTTTCCAGTTACTCTTCGTGGTTCAAGTTTTTACAACAACGAAAAAAGAAATTTAATCAAGAACGCTTTACCGCAACGTATCCCCAGTCGTTATACGACGAAAATAAAGCAGCTATTGAATGCTATGATTTCACTTATCAAGTTGATGGGCTGAGCGTTGCAGGTTATTACCTTGCGCCCAAGGATATGCACCCTGAGCAAGGCGATAAGAAACTACCTGTGCTTGTATTTAACCGAGGAGGAAATGCAGGTTTTGGGGCAGTAAAGTTTGGCAAAAAACTTGGCTTTTTATCTGAGCTGGCAAAAAGTGGATATATTGTTATTGGCAGCCAGTACAGAGGCAGTTCTCGTTTTTTGGAAAATAATGGTCATGATGAATTTGGTGGTCAAGACGTGAATGACGTACTTGCATTAATGGACTTAATTAAAACAATACCAAGCGCAGATGCGGAGCACATTGGTATGTTTGGCTGGAGTCGCGGTGGCATGCAAACATTTTTGGCCGCCAAGCATCTACCCAATCTTAAAACGCTAGTAGCGATAGCGGGGAATAGCGATGTTGAAAAGGCGCTGGCGTGGCGTCCTGCAATGAATCGGGTATATCAACGGCGAGTGCCTGATTTTGAAAAAAACAGAACGGAAGCACTTCGTCAGCGCTCAGTGGTTCATTGGTTAGATAAGCTGCCAAAACATGCTCCAATACTGTTGTTGCATGGCGATCAAGATAAGCGAGTTAATGTCGCGCAGTCAGTGGAGCTTGCTGAGTTACTGAAAAAGAACAACCACCCACATCAATTGGTGGTGTTCTCTGGCGGTGATCACGGGTTATACCAACACCGCAAGGAATTAGTAAGCCATTTAAAGCATTGGTTTGCCAAACACCTATAA
- a CDS encoding mechanosensitive ion channel family protein: MESALAWIMDNRDLIITFGIKVVVAIFIVIIGKFAARGLASLLRKSLTVKNVDEAIISFLTSIVFSVAMVAILLMALSHVGIETTSLIAVLGAAGLAVGLALKDSLSNFASGVMIIVLKPFRAGDWVEAGGVAGTVREIKIFSTIFTSADNKIITVPNAQITEAPITNFTQQPTRRVDLKIGVSYDSDLKVAKEVLTKVVTQHEKVLESPAPVVAVQALADSSVNFVVRPWVNTVDYWAVYFDLHEQIKLALDAADITIPYPQMDVHLSKND; encoded by the coding sequence ATGGAAAGTGCGTTAGCGTGGATCATGGACAATCGTGATTTAATTATCACGTTTGGTATTAAAGTAGTTGTTGCTATTTTCATCGTCATTATTGGTAAATTTGCAGCGCGAGGATTAGCATCGCTATTACGCAAATCTCTCACTGTTAAAAACGTAGATGAAGCTATCATTTCGTTTCTAACCAGCATCGTATTTTCAGTGGCAATGGTGGCCATTCTACTGATGGCGCTATCTCACGTGGGCATTGAAACCACCTCGCTAATTGCAGTGTTAGGTGCTGCAGGCTTAGCGGTAGGCTTAGCGCTTAAAGACTCTTTGTCTAATTTTGCTTCTGGGGTAATGATCATTGTGCTTAAGCCATTTCGTGCAGGCGATTGGGTTGAAGCAGGTGGCGTTGCGGGCACCGTTCGAGAAATAAAAATCTTCTCAACCATCTTCACGTCTGCGGATAATAAAATTATTACGGTCCCCAACGCACAAATAACTGAAGCTCCAATTACCAACTTTACACAGCAACCTACCCGCCGGGTTGATCTAAAAATCGGCGTCAGCTATGACTCTGATTTAAAAGTGGCCAAAGAAGTCCTCACGAAAGTGGTCACGCAACATGAGAAGGTGCTAGAATCACCGGCTCCTGTAGTCGCAGTGCAAGCACTGGCAGATTCCTCTGTTAATTTTGTAGTTCGCCCTTGGGTGAACACGGTTGATTATTGGGCTGTGTATTTTGACTTGCACGAACAAATTAAATTGGCGCTTGATGCTGCCGACATAACAATACCTTATCCACAAATGGATGTTCATTTATCTAAAAACGATTAA
- a CDS encoding DUF481 domain-containing protein, whose product MQKAFLYVVLAVLTFSIQAAEEEQDKTWKLSAELGVILTTGNTETTSVKGKVDATQELEKWSNQYIFDGLFKEDKVENNDTGEEDTVKTADKYFFSAQGNYKLEKKHDSLFVYGSHLKDQFGPLADYTVVSVGYGTRLYESESSYLDADIGPGYASGEKQGDGETPGESIDGMILRANAEYEWQISKSAKFTQKLSVNYGSDNTVTKSETALTAKINGSMQMKAGFNVTNNSDVDADKENTDTETFVTLVFNF is encoded by the coding sequence ATGCAAAAGGCTTTTTTATATGTAGTTCTGGCTGTACTGACTTTTTCAATACAGGCGGCAGAAGAAGAACAAGACAAAACGTGGAAATTATCAGCTGAATTAGGCGTTATATTAACAACAGGTAACACTGAAACGACCTCTGTAAAAGGTAAAGTGGATGCGACTCAAGAGCTAGAAAAGTGGTCAAATCAATATATTTTCGACGGTTTATTCAAAGAAGATAAAGTAGAAAATAACGATACAGGCGAAGAAGATACGGTAAAAACGGCAGATAAATACTTTTTCTCTGCACAGGGTAATTACAAATTAGAAAAGAAGCATGACTCGTTATTTGTGTATGGATCACACTTAAAAGATCAGTTTGGCCCATTAGCTGACTACACTGTTGTTTCTGTCGGTTACGGTACTCGTTTATATGAAAGCGAGAGTAGCTATTTAGATGCTGATATTGGTCCGGGTTATGCGTCTGGTGAAAAGCAAGGTGATGGCGAAACACCAGGCGAAAGCATTGATGGCATGATTTTACGTGCCAATGCAGAATACGAATGGCAAATTAGCAAAAGTGCTAAATTCACACAAAAGCTAAGCGTAAACTACGGCTCAGACAATACAGTAACAAAATCAGAAACTGCCCTAACCGCTAAAATTAACGGTTCAATGCAAATGAAAGCTGGTTTTAATGTAACAAACAACTCTGACGTAGATGCAGATAAAGAAAATACTGATACTGAAACATTTGTGACTTTAGTATTTAACTTTTAA
- a CDS encoding amidohydrolase, whose product MNISPQSAFLATVTRIKHPTITVITFISLLLSLCAAFSSYAHGNAHQHSKHKNVMPADESTSLLVHNINGYTFTTDRKLQRFSSMLIRHGKIHEIGDNLLKKYQDQKITRLNGQGRTVLPGMTDAHGHILGLGFNRMNVDVRGLTSAQATAKKVADYANQNPQQQWIKGRGWNQVLWPSKQFPTANDLDEVIADRPVMLTRVDGHASWLNTKALQLAGINSSTISPEGGEIIKDENGQPTGILIDNAMNLVEKKLPKPTNKEKQMALDIASKHLLALGVTSVHDAGIDHNTYHLYKDKAANNTLDMRIYAMISANDPHFETMLEKGHVKDEADFLSIRSVKIYGDGALGSRGAALLKPYQDQPDNHGLLVTSQTQLRQLMQQTLAHNFQINLHAIGDRANRIALDEFSFAFKQNPANQALRHRVEHAQVISVDDIPRFKALNIIPSMQPTHATSDMNMAGDRVGKQRLAGAYAWQTLLKQNSVIALGSDFPIELANPFFGIHAAVTRQNRDNQPVNGWIPEEAMTVAQAVRGFTIDAAYAAHQEHSLGGLETGKWADFIMVDRDIFTIPTNELWKTQVLETWVAGKRIQNTQ is encoded by the coding sequence ATGAATATTTCGCCCCAGTCTGCTTTTCTCGCCACGGTTACACGAATCAAACACCCAACTATTACAGTAATAACTTTTATTAGCTTGCTACTTAGCTTATGCGCTGCCTTTTCCAGTTATGCACACGGCAATGCTCATCAACACAGTAAGCATAAAAACGTGATGCCTGCTGATGAATCAACCTCGTTACTGGTGCACAACATCAATGGCTACACCTTTACTACTGACCGCAAATTGCAGCGCTTTTCCAGCATGCTTATTCGTCACGGCAAGATTCACGAAATTGGTGATAACCTATTAAAAAAATATCAGGATCAAAAAATAACGCGGCTAAATGGTCAAGGTAGAACTGTGTTACCCGGTATGACTGATGCGCATGGACATATTCTGGGATTAGGGTTTAATCGTATGAACGTCGATGTTCGCGGTTTAACATCAGCACAGGCAACCGCTAAAAAAGTCGCTGACTATGCCAACCAAAATCCGCAACAACAATGGATCAAAGGGCGCGGCTGGAATCAGGTGTTGTGGCCTAGTAAGCAATTTCCAACCGCAAACGACCTAGATGAAGTGATTGCCGATCGCCCTGTTATGCTAACAAGAGTAGACGGTCATGCCAGCTGGTTAAATACCAAAGCATTGCAGTTAGCAGGCATTAACAGCAGCACAATAAGCCCTGAAGGTGGCGAGATCATTAAAGATGAAAATGGCCAACCTACGGGCATACTGATAGATAATGCCATGAACTTGGTTGAAAAAAAGCTACCCAAGCCAACCAATAAAGAAAAGCAAATGGCGTTAGATATTGCCTCTAAGCATTTGTTAGCGCTGGGCGTAACCAGCGTGCACGATGCCGGAATTGACCACAATACGTATCATTTATACAAAGACAAAGCCGCAAACAATACGTTAGACATGCGCATTTATGCCATGATTTCAGCCAACGATCCGCACTTCGAAACGATGCTTGAAAAAGGCCATGTTAAAGATGAAGCAGATTTTTTATCTATTCGCAGCGTGAAGATTTATGGCGACGGCGCATTAGGTAGCCGCGGTGCTGCACTATTGAAACCCTATCAAGATCAGCCTGATAATCATGGATTATTAGTCACTTCACAAACGCAATTGCGCCAATTAATGCAACAAACATTGGCGCATAACTTTCAAATAAATCTTCATGCCATTGGCGATCGCGCAAACCGTATTGCATTAGATGAATTTAGCTTTGCATTTAAGCAGAACCCTGCAAACCAAGCACTGCGTCATCGAGTAGAACATGCACAAGTCATTAGTGTTGACGATATTCCACGCTTTAAAGCACTGAATATTATCCCTTCAATGCAGCCCACTCATGCAACGTCAGACATGAACATGGCGGGTGATCGTGTCGGCAAGCAACGCCTTGCTGGTGCTTATGCATGGCAAACGCTCTTAAAACAAAACTCGGTGATTGCACTAGGCTCCGACTTTCCCATTGAACTGGCTAACCCATTTTTTGGAATCCACGCGGCGGTAACACGCCAAAACCGCGATAATCAACCAGTAAATGGCTGGATACCTGAAGAAGCAATGACCGTTGCACAAGCCGTGCGTGGCTTCACCATTGACGCTGCTTACGCAGCGCATCAAGAACACAGTCTAGGCGGTTTAGAAACAGGTAAGTGGGCCGATTTTATTATGGTAGATCGCGATATTTTTACAATACCGACGAACGAGTTATGGAAAACGCAAGTCTTAGAAACTTGGGTAGCAGGAAAACGCATACAAAATACACAATAG
- a CDS encoding alpha/beta hydrolase family protein yields the protein MNKRFFPLQDILVVWLLVSSLQVIASPAQSSPHQTNTHITGVQEKAALTLADIMKFKDIEHTTISKQGDWIAYSAQPDRGDPVGHIKATQKNAAYVIPYGQYPIISNNGQWVAFKQAIPLLEYEKTEEKARDKLKTNAILINTETGTQQSFERVKSFAFSGDSQLFAVHFYPEDEDKQASDSNVTNEDCQTIESQLNPNAEPTSQATEQANTATPSNNENEREGAVSQEQEQPETPLHYFKEDMIGSTLHVIRLSGTVTLENNNTTSPNTHIIEHVQHYTFAEEGGQLAYTVITPEDQANTLAVLSLAQNNKEDSATFNTPITLAQAAFNAYPHLSWNKKGTHLAFLVGNYQAAERYRPHQLMMYKTGAKKATTLKVARNGWFISHNNKLIWSKDGQRLFFGHQPNQARNPEPNSKVATKQDLYNLDKLTAKRSLQVWHGDDPRIKPQQITEYSDDQAHVYLSVYHLKNNRFVPLADKQMPDIDITENNHAVLGHNPLPYYKNMTWEGFFHDLYHVDLKTGKKVLISKKVLADEIAHVSPNGRYVAYYQDQAFHVFDAKNMRKSNFTQSLDVSFANELHDYPSRTPSYGIAGWLAQGDSVLVYDRYDVWQLNVSGRALNLTQNDGRNREVVYRIIDTDNETEVIDVNKPLLLHAYYDKLKHSGFYQLNLRSASLKKLIEAQKTFSYVANADDADVLLFTQEDMHEFPDLWVTSSDFANPNKVTNVNPQIKDFNWGKPELIDWRSNTGKPLQGILIKPANYQAGKKYPVLVYYYRYFTQRMYQFNPMKVNHRPNFPYYTSHDYAVFLPDIKFDVGTPGKSATDSLVPGIQKIINMGVADPDAIGLHGHSWSGYQTAFVITQTDIFKAAVAGAPVTNMTSAYSGIRLKSGLARQFQYEQGQSRIGASLFDKLNLYIENSPVFYADRINTPLLIQFGDIDGAVPWQQGIEMYLAMRRLNKPVIMLQYEGEPHHLKKYPNKVDYTIKMKAFFDHHLKGKPAPQWMIDGAPYQEWDEEPVNKPEEETQPTSSTH from the coding sequence ATGAATAAACGCTTTTTCCCTTTACAAGACATATTGGTTGTGTGGTTACTTGTTAGTAGCTTGCAGGTAATAGCCAGCCCAGCTCAATCAAGCCCGCACCAAACTAATACCCACATTACTGGTGTACAGGAAAAGGCAGCACTTACGCTAGCCGATATTATGAAGTTTAAAGATATTGAACACACTACAATATCTAAACAAGGTGATTGGATTGCTTATAGTGCACAACCTGATCGCGGTGATCCAGTTGGTCATATTAAAGCCACACAAAAAAATGCCGCGTACGTTATCCCTTACGGCCAATACCCAATCATTAGTAACAATGGTCAATGGGTTGCATTTAAACAGGCGATTCCGCTACTTGAATACGAAAAAACAGAAGAAAAAGCACGCGATAAACTAAAAACTAATGCCATTTTAATTAATACAGAAACGGGTACACAGCAATCTTTTGAGCGTGTGAAGTCGTTCGCATTTAGCGGTGACAGCCAATTATTTGCCGTCCATTTTTACCCGGAAGACGAAGATAAGCAGGCGTCTGACAGTAATGTTACAAATGAAGACTGCCAAACTATAGAATCGCAGTTAAACCCAAATGCAGAGCCAACATCACAGGCTACCGAACAAGCTAACACGGCAACGCCGTCGAATAATGAAAATGAGCGTGAAGGCGCAGTTAGCCAAGAGCAAGAACAGCCTGAAACCCCGCTCCACTATTTTAAAGAAGACATGATTGGCAGTACTTTGCATGTTATTCGCTTATCGGGCACCGTTACCCTAGAGAACAACAATACAACCTCACCAAACACTCATATTATCGAACATGTTCAACACTATACGTTTGCAGAAGAAGGTGGCCAACTTGCCTATACGGTTATCACACCTGAAGACCAAGCCAATACGCTTGCGGTGTTATCTCTTGCTCAAAATAACAAAGAAGATAGCGCAACTTTCAATACGCCCATTACGTTAGCGCAAGCAGCATTTAATGCTTACCCTCATTTAAGCTGGAATAAAAAAGGTACGCACCTCGCGTTTTTAGTGGGTAACTATCAAGCAGCCGAACGCTATCGCCCTCACCAGCTTATGATGTATAAAACCGGCGCTAAAAAAGCCACCACACTAAAAGTTGCGCGTAACGGTTGGTTCATTAGCCATAACAATAAGCTAATTTGGAGTAAAGACGGGCAGCGTCTGTTTTTTGGTCATCAACCTAACCAAGCGCGCAATCCTGAACCAAACAGCAAGGTAGCCACTAAACAAGATTTATATAACCTAGATAAACTAACCGCTAAACGTAGTCTACAAGTGTGGCATGGTGACGATCCTCGCATTAAACCACAACAAATAACCGAATATAGTGATGATCAAGCGCACGTGTATTTAAGTGTTTATCACCTTAAAAACAATCGATTTGTGCCATTGGCCGACAAGCAAATGCCTGATATCGACATTACTGAAAATAACCATGCCGTGCTGGGACATAATCCACTGCCGTATTATAAAAACATGACATGGGAAGGCTTCTTTCATGATTTATATCATGTGGATTTAAAAACAGGGAAAAAGGTTTTAATCAGCAAAAAAGTACTTGCTGATGAAATCGCCCATGTGTCGCCAAATGGTCGCTATGTGGCGTATTACCAAGACCAAGCGTTTCATGTATTTGACGCGAAAAACATGCGCAAAAGTAACTTTACCCAATCCTTAGATGTGTCTTTTGCTAATGAGCTGCACGACTATCCAAGCCGCACGCCCAGTTATGGCATTGCAGGCTGGTTAGCACAAGGCGATAGCGTTTTAGTTTATGACAGATATGATGTATGGCAACTCAATGTGTCTGGGCGCGCGCTAAACCTAACACAAAATGACGGCCGCAATCGCGAAGTGGTTTACCGTATTATCGATACCGATAACGAAACTGAGGTGATTGATGTTAACAAGCCGCTGTTACTTCATGCCTATTACGATAAATTAAAACACTCTGGGTTTTATCAGCTTAACTTACGCTCTGCATCGCTAAAAAAACTTATCGAAGCGCAAAAAACCTTCTCTTATGTTGCCAACGCTGATGATGCAGACGTATTGCTGTTTACTCAAGAAGACATGCATGAGTTTCCTGACCTGTGGGTCACATCAAGCGATTTTGCTAACCCGAACAAAGTCACCAATGTAAATCCTCAAATCAAAGATTTTAACTGGGGTAAACCAGAGTTAATTGATTGGCGTTCCAATACAGGCAAGCCATTACAAGGTATTTTAATTAAGCCTGCTAATTACCAAGCCGGAAAAAAATACCCTGTATTAGTCTATTACTATCGCTATTTTACTCAGCGCATGTACCAATTTAATCCGATGAAAGTGAATCATCGTCCAAACTTTCCGTATTACACCAGCCACGATTATGCGGTGTTCTTGCCAGATATTAAATTTGATGTAGGTACCCCCGGTAAATCAGCAACAGACTCACTTGTACCGGGTATCCAAAAAATTATTAATATGGGAGTGGCGGATCCAGACGCCATTGGTTTACATGGCCATAGTTGGTCTGGTTATCAAACCGCTTTTGTAATCACTCAAACCGACATATTCAAAGCGGCAGTTGCTGGTGCACCAGTAACAAATATGACCAGCGCTTACAGTGGCATTCGCTTAAAGTCTGGCTTAGCTCGACAGTTTCAATATGAGCAAGGGCAAAGCCGTATCGGCGCAAGCTTATTCGATAAGCTAAATTTATATATTGAAAATTCACCTGTGTTCTACGCCGATCGCATTAACACACCACTCTTAATTCAATTCGGCGACATTGACGGTGCAGTACCATGGCAACAAGGTATTGAAATGTACCTTGCTATGCGACGACTTAATAAGCCCGTGATTATGTTGCAATATGAAGGTGAACCTCACCACCTTAAGAAGTACCCCAACAAAGTAGACTACACCATAAAAATGAAAGCATTTTTTGATCACCATTTGAAGGGCAAACCTGCCCCACAATGGATGATCGATGGCGCGCCATACCAAGAATGGGACGAAGAACCCGTGAATAAACCTGAAGAAGAAACGCAGCCAACCTCCAGTACACATTAA